The Staphylococcus haemolyticus region CCAGCTTTCCAAAAAGAATATGGGTTTAAATTTGCGAGTGCACGCCCAATGCAAATTGGTTTGGTGTACGATGCTTTAAAAAATAAAAAATTAGATGTTGCTGTTGGTTATTCAACCGATGGACGTATTGCTGCTTACGATTTGAAAATCTTAAAAGATGATCGTAAATTCTTCCCACCATATGATGGAAGTCCATTAGCAACTGAAAAACTAATCAAAGATCACCCTGAAATTGACAAAGCATTGAAAAAATTACAGGGACAAATTAGTACTAAAGAAATGCAGAAATTAAATTATGAAGCGGATGGAAAAGGTAAAGAACCTGCCGTTATTGCAGAGGAATATTTGAAGAAACATAATTATTTTGAAGATGACAGTAAGAAAGGTGGTCAAAAATAATGAAAGGTAACTTGTTAAGCTCACTTTATGAATACTATACCTTGAACTTTGGCTATCTGATGGAACTCTTTTTCAAACATTTATTAATGTCTATTTATGGCGTGTTATTCGCTTGTATTATTGGCATTCCGATAGGGATTTTAATTTCAAGATATACAAAGTTATCATGGCCTATTATTACTATCGCGAATATTATCCAGACAGTTCCAGCAATCGCGATGTTAGCAATACTTATGCTAGCACTTGGGTTAGGGCCTAATACTGTAGTGTTTGCAGTATTCTTATATGCGTTACTTCCAATTATTAAGAATACGTACACTGGCATTACAGAAGTAGACTACAATATTAAAGATGCAGGCAAGGGTATGGGAATGACTAAGAATCAAGTCATGCGTATGATTGAATTGCCATTGTCATTATCAGTGATTATTGGTGGTATTCGTATTGCTCTAGTTGTAGCGATTGGTATCGTGGCAATTGGCTCATTTATTGGAGCTTCTACACTAGGAGATATTATTATACGAGGTACAAACTCTACTGATGGTACGGTTTATATACTTGCTGGTGCCATTCCAATTGCGTTA contains the following coding sequences:
- a CDS encoding ABC transporter permease — encoded protein: MKGNLLSSLYEYYTLNFGYLMELFFKHLLMSIYGVLFACIIGIPIGILISRYTKLSWPIITIANIIQTVPAIAMLAILMLALGLGPNTVVFAVFLYALLPIIKNTYTGITEVDYNIKDAGKGMGMTKNQVMRMIELPLSLSVIIGGIRIALVVAIGIVAIGSFIGASTLGDIIIRGTNSTDGTVYILAGAIPIALIAIIIDLGLRLLEKKLDPTNNSKKRDNKVQSIN